From one Chryseobacterium sp. 3008163 genomic stretch:
- a CDS encoding energy transducer TonB has product MKKNLVLISFLGFTLAFSQVQEGIKASQSSRETYVPEADIQPSFPGGINEFRGKVAQKINIKKIKNATGKVNSTAKFAVNMQGNIESITVFGNNDDLNSEVENAIKSIKTKWKPATYKSHPVKYWFQLPFSAFID; this is encoded by the coding sequence ATGAAAAAAAATTTAGTCCTAATCTCATTTTTAGGCTTTACACTTGCTTTTTCTCAAGTACAGGAAGGAATAAAGGCAAGCCAATCTTCCAGAGAAACTTACGTTCCTGAAGCTGATATTCAACCTTCTTTTCCCGGTGGAATTAACGAGTTTAGAGGTAAAGTTGCACAAAAAATAAATATTAAAAAAATAAAAAATGCAACAGGGAAAGTAAACTCAACAGCCAAATTCGCAGTCAACATGCAAGGTAATATAGAAAGCATTACTGTGTTTGGAAATAATGATGATCTTAATAGCGAAGTAGAAAATGCAATAAAGTCAATAAAAACCAAGTGGAAACCTGCAACATACAAATCACACCCTGTGAAATATTGGTTTCAGCTTCCTTTTTCCGCTTTCATTGATTAA
- the thiL gene encoding thiamine-phosphate kinase: MFEDKEPELTPISKLGEFGLIKHLTEFFPLSNESSELGVGDDAAVINPGNKKVVLTTDVLAEGVHFNLGYVPLKHLGYKAVVVNLSDIAAMNATPTQILVSLAVSNRFPVEALEELYAGIQAACGRYKVDLIGGDTTSSNAGLVMSITAVGIEDEENIVKRSGAKPNDLLVVSGDLGGAYMGLQILEREHAVFLADPNMQPEMEGFDYILERQLKPEARTDVKGILEQLDIKPTSMIDISDGLASEILHLSDQSKVGFRLYEEKIPMDNLTITTADDLNLNPVMTALSGGEDYELLFTISPNDFEKMRNHPDFSIIGHAVDKEEGNFMVARGSNQLVALTAQGWDAFLSNQQNG, from the coding sequence ATGTTTGAAGATAAAGAACCAGAATTAACGCCAATCTCTAAATTAGGAGAGTTTGGACTGATAAAACACCTAACGGAATTTTTTCCTTTATCCAACGAGTCTTCGGAACTTGGAGTAGGAGATGATGCCGCTGTAATCAATCCCGGAAACAAGAAAGTAGTTTTAACGACTGACGTTTTGGCGGAAGGAGTTCATTTCAATTTAGGATATGTTCCATTGAAGCATTTAGGCTACAAAGCTGTTGTGGTAAATCTTAGTGATATTGCTGCGATGAATGCAACGCCTACGCAGATCTTGGTTTCTCTTGCAGTTTCAAACCGTTTTCCCGTGGAAGCTTTGGAAGAATTGTATGCCGGAATTCAGGCGGCTTGCGGAAGATATAAAGTTGATTTAATCGGTGGAGATACAACAAGTTCCAATGCAGGTTTGGTCATGAGCATTACTGCTGTCGGAATTGAAGATGAAGAAAATATCGTGAAAAGAAGCGGCGCAAAACCAAATGATTTGCTTGTAGTAAGTGGAGATTTGGGTGGCGCTTATATGGGACTTCAAATTTTGGAAAGAGAACATGCCGTTTTCTTAGCAGACCCAAACATGCAGCCTGAAATGGAAGGTTTTGATTATATCTTGGAAAGACAATTGAAACCGGAAGCAAGAACCGATGTAAAAGGAATTTTAGAGCAATTAGATATCAAACCAACTTCTATGATTGATATTTCTGACGGCTTGGCTTCGGAAATTCTGCATCTTTCTGACCAGTCGAAAGTTGGTTTCAGATTGTATGAAGAGAAAATTCCGATGGATAATCTGACGATTACAACGGCGGATGATTTGAATTTAAATCCAGTGATGACGGCATTAAGCGGTGGAGAAGATTATGAATTATTGTTCACGATTTCTCCAAATGATTTTGAAAAGATGAGAAATCATCCTGATTTTAGCATCATTGGCCATGCTGTTGATAAGGAAGAAGGGAATTTTATGGTAGCAAGAGGTTCTAATCAATTGGTTGCGTTGACAGCACAAGGTTGGGATGCTTTTTTAAGCAATCAGCAAAACGGTTAA
- a CDS encoding YARHG domain-containing protein, which yields MLDQNSELIDWENPRDFKEKYTDEETGKTETYTQSKNRVASDAVFKINASKQKLSEKDIKNLRKLDMEIIKNSVFARHGYSFKKQTYRNFFEQTDWYIPVSNNVDSELSPMEKENVALLNRFIKYAEDKYDSFGR from the coding sequence ATGCTGGATCAAAATTCTGAATTAATTGATTGGGAAAATCCGAGAGATTTTAAAGAAAAATATACCGACGAAGAAACAGGAAAAACAGAAACATACACCCAATCTAAAAATAGAGTTGCTTCTGATGCGGTTTTTAAAATCAATGCTTCAAAACAAAAACTGAGCGAAAAAGACATCAAAAACCTTCGAAAACTCGACATGGAAATCATTAAAAATTCGGTTTTCGCAAGACATGGTTATTCATTCAAAAAACAGACTTACAGAAACTTTTTTGAACAGACCGATTGGTACATTCCGGTTTCCAATAATGTTGACAGCGAGCTTTCCCCGATGGAAAAAGAAAATGTAGCTTTGCTGAATCGTTTTATAAAATATGCGGAGGATAAATATGATTCTTTTGGAAGGTAA
- a CDS encoding CPCC family cysteine-rich protein — protein sequence MDEPNNNLSVQCYCCGYFTLKERGNYNICKACFWEDDGCFDLKKISHPNHMTLEKGRENFIKFGACEERFVKNVVKNPENKIHKKTN from the coding sequence ATGGATGAACCAAATAACAATTTAAGCGTTCAATGCTATTGTTGTGGATATTTTACTCTAAAGGAAAGAGGAAATTACAATATATGTAAAGCTTGTTTTTGGGAAGATGATGGATGTTTTGATTTGAAAAAAATTAGTCATCCGAATCATATGACTTTAGAAAAAGGCAGGGAAAATTTTATAAAATTTGGAGCATGTGAAGAACGATTTGTGAAAAATGTTGTAAAAAATCCGGAGAATAAAATTCATAAGAAAACAAATTAA
- a CDS encoding DUF2306 domain-containing protein, whose product MLSAKKNIQNISKILLIIGFGYFFWQMLKITLEYIPLDSNVSFLMIKQTEVVERPEYLYFFYSHVYTSIFVLLVGFLAILRKDFGLKNFHRNAGKIYIFLILIFAAPSGIYMGIFANGGFLSKISFVILGCLWWFTTLKAYQLARQKKFKEHKQWMWRSFALTISAITLRMWKVIIVYLFHPNPMDVYQIIAWLGWVPNIILIEYLIRKKHI is encoded by the coding sequence ATGCTTTCAGCTAAAAAAAATATTCAGAATATCTCAAAAATCCTTTTAATAATCGGGTTCGGGTATTTCTTTTGGCAAATGCTGAAAATCACTTTAGAATATATTCCTTTAGACTCCAATGTCAGTTTTTTAATGATTAAACAAACTGAAGTCGTAGAAAGACCTGAATATTTATATTTTTTTTACAGCCATGTTTACACGAGTATTTTTGTTTTATTGGTAGGATTTCTGGCCATTCTAAGAAAAGATTTCGGATTGAAAAACTTTCATAGAAATGCCGGTAAAATTTATATTTTTTTGATCTTAATTTTTGCAGCACCTTCCGGAATTTATATGGGGATTTTTGCCAATGGTGGTTTTTTATCTAAAATTTCGTTCGTTATTTTAGGCTGCTTATGGTGGTTTACTACGTTAAAAGCTTATCAATTAGCCCGGCAAAAGAAATTTAAAGAACACAAACAATGGATGTGGCGAAGTTTTGCATTGACAATTTCTGCCATCACTTTGAGAATGTGGAAAGTAATTATTGTATATTTATTCCATCCAAACCCGATGGATGTTTATCAAATCATTGCGTGGCTCGGCTGGGTTCCGAATATTATTTTAATTGAATATTTAATCAGAAAAAAGCACATTTAA
- a CDS encoding energy transducer TonB yields the protein MKKAIFLLGLSLGTFIYAQETANKNTIENNISEIPNYSELVKKKINLKDVVTSADKAPEFPGGFEVFKQKYFEGMPTVNLKQNQKLDTRIYFVVEKDGYVRNIAAIGSDKKHVEAAELGVKRIFTRWKPAMIGDKPVRYLYTFPLSSRKF from the coding sequence ATGAAAAAAGCGATTTTTTTGCTTGGCTTGTCTCTGGGAACATTTATTTATGCTCAGGAAACTGCCAATAAAAACACAATTGAAAACAATATATCAGAGATACCCAACTATAGTGAATTGGTAAAGAAAAAGATTAATTTAAAAGATGTTGTAACCTCTGCAGACAAAGCGCCCGAATTCCCTGGTGGTTTTGAAGTTTTTAAGCAAAAATATTTTGAAGGAATGCCCACTGTCAATCTAAAGCAAAATCAAAAGCTAGATACCCGCATTTATTTTGTTGTTGAGAAAGACGGCTATGTAAGAAATATTGCAGCTATCGGAAGCGACAAAAAACATGTAGAAGCAGCAGAATTAGGCGTTAAAAGAATTTTTACTCGCTGGAAACCAGCAATGATTGGAGACAAACCAGTACGTTATCTTTATACATTTCCTTTATCTTCGAGAAAGTTTTAA
- a CDS encoding thioredoxin family protein, with the protein MKNFKILTTAAIVVLGLLSFTKINSDKNENPKREISSSKGYEVGDEAADFKLKNVDGKMVSLSDFKKVKGFIVVFTCNHCPYAKKYEDRIVALDKKYKSQGYPVIAINPNDPNVQPEDDYQQMITRAKEKGFTFPYLVDEGQKIYPQYGATKTPHVFILQKENGKNIVKYIGAVDNNYEDPNDVSERYVEDAVDALIKNQTIKMNKTVAIGCTIKVKK; encoded by the coding sequence ATGAAAAACTTTAAAATTTTAACGACAGCTGCTATTGTAGTGCTTGGATTACTGAGTTTTACAAAAATCAACAGCGATAAAAATGAAAATCCTAAGCGTGAGATTTCGTCTTCAAAAGGATATGAAGTAGGGGATGAAGCAGCAGATTTTAAACTAAAAAATGTCGACGGAAAAATGGTTTCTCTGAGCGATTTTAAAAAAGTCAAGGGTTTTATCGTTGTTTTTACCTGCAATCACTGTCCGTACGCAAAAAAGTATGAAGACAGAATTGTAGCACTTGACAAAAAGTACAAATCTCAGGGATATCCCGTGATTGCAATCAACCCGAATGATCCGAATGTACAGCCTGAAGATGATTATCAGCAAATGATTACAAGAGCCAAAGAAAAAGGTTTTACGTTCCCGTATTTGGTGGATGAAGGTCAGAAAATATATCCTCAATATGGTGCGACAAAAACGCCGCACGTTTTTATTCTTCAGAAAGAAAATGGAAAAAATATCGTGAAATACATCGGAGCAGTAGATAATAATTATGAAGACCCGAATGATGTTTCAGAGCGTTATGTAGAAGATGCTGTGGATGCTTTAATTAAAAATCAAACGATAAAAATGAATAAAACCGTTGCCATCGGATGCACGATAAAAGTGAAAAAATAA
- a CDS encoding TlpA family protein disulfide reductase: protein MKKFSSLIALIFSMSFYFSQEQIIINDIPMIKYEQLENKIKKEKDVVLVINFWSTTCAPCVKELPDFMEVNEKFKGNPKYKMLLVSLDRAKDKERVIEFIKKKNLTAEVVLLDDIKRMNTWIPRFEKNWDGNIPVTIFYKNGEKVHFNDGEMSKEELENTIVKNLN from the coding sequence ATGAAGAAGTTCTCGAGTTTAATTGCATTGATTTTCAGTATGTCTTTTTATTTTTCACAGGAACAAATTATTATAAATGATATTCCTATGATTAAATATGAACAGTTAGAAAATAAGATTAAGAAAGAAAAAGATGTAGTATTGGTTATAAATTTCTGGTCGACAACCTGCGCTCCGTGTGTGAAAGAACTTCCGGATTTTATGGAAGTCAACGAAAAATTTAAGGGCAATCCCAAATATAAAATGCTGTTAGTTTCTTTAGACAGAGCCAAAGATAAAGAACGTGTGATTGAATTTATCAAAAAGAAAAACCTCACTGCGGAAGTGGTTTTATTGGATGATATTAAAAGAATGAATACCTGGATTCCTCGTTTCGAGAAAAACTGGGACGGAAATATTCCGGTAACGATTTTTTATAAAAATGGAGAAAAAGTACATTTCAATGATGGCGAAATGAGCAAAGAAGAGTTGGAGAATACGATTGTGAAAAATTTAAATTAA
- a CDS encoding DUF2809 domain-containing protein, which yields MKFKFNLKYFFLTLLIFLVEVLIATVLKDQFFIRAYLGDVIVVMLLYTLVKSFFITNNTKLILGIFAFSCLIEFAQFFNIADKLGFQPGSLMYIVIGNSFSWIDIICYGVGCLILYLLVKIKFYQNESSKSV from the coding sequence ATGAAATTTAAATTTAACCTGAAATATTTCTTTTTAACCCTCCTTATTTTCCTTGTTGAGGTTTTAATTGCCACCGTTTTAAAAGATCAATTCTTTATCCGAGCATATTTGGGAGATGTCATAGTTGTCATGCTTTTATATACTCTTGTGAAAAGCTTTTTCATAACCAACAACACAAAATTAATTCTCGGAATTTTTGCTTTTTCTTGCCTGATAGAGTTTGCTCAATTTTTCAACATTGCAGACAAATTAGGCTTCCAACCGGGAAGCCTAATGTATATTGTTATCGGAAATTCTTTCTCGTGGATTGATATTATATGTTATGGAGTGGGATGTTTGATCCTTTATCTTTTGGTTAAAATTAAATTTTATCAAAACGAATCTTCAAAATCCGTTTAA
- a CDS encoding NAD(P)/FAD-dependent oxidoreductase has translation MKQIIIIGGGAAGFFCAANLDEKKYKITILEQNSDVLQKVKISGGGRCNVSHACFDPKELVQFYPRGNKELLSVFTKFQPGDTMNWFEKRKVSLKIENDNRVFPESNSSQTIINTFLNEIQQKNVEVKTKCSVKDIIKKDDQYLVSTSSGDFLCDYVIYTTGSSPKSLKMLQNLGHKIIDLVPSLFTFNIKDDLLKDLLGTSFEMAETSIPKLKTEESGPLLITHWGLSGPAILKISAWEAINLAKVKYNFEVQVNFISKDINDAEELFQNFKQSNPKKLIGSSKIFEVTNRFWQRILEVSKVDLNKQIANISGKEIQMILENLCKKKFQVTGKSTYKDEFVTAGGVDLKEINFKNMSSKLLTNFYIAGEVLNIDAVTGGFNFQACWSEAWLIAQDLNNLN, from the coding sequence ATGAAGCAAATTATCATTATCGGAGGTGGTGCAGCAGGATTTTTCTGTGCAGCAAATCTTGACGAAAAGAAATATAAAATCACCATTCTCGAACAAAATTCAGATGTACTCCAGAAGGTAAAAATTTCGGGAGGCGGAAGATGCAATGTTTCTCACGCATGTTTTGACCCAAAAGAATTGGTTCAGTTTTACCCTCGTGGAAATAAAGAATTACTCAGTGTTTTCACCAAGTTTCAACCTGGCGACACGATGAATTGGTTTGAAAAACGAAAAGTTTCGTTAAAAATTGAAAATGACAACAGAGTCTTCCCGGAAAGCAATTCTTCTCAAACAATTATCAATACTTTTCTGAATGAAATTCAACAGAAAAATGTTGAAGTGAAAACGAAATGTTCGGTAAAAGACATCATTAAAAAAGACGATCAATACTTAGTTTCAACAAGTTCGGGAGACTTTTTATGCGATTATGTCATCTACACCACAGGAAGCTCGCCGAAATCTTTAAAGATGCTTCAAAATTTGGGACATAAAATTATTGATTTGGTTCCTTCGCTTTTTACATTTAATATTAAAGATGATTTGCTGAAAGATCTTTTGGGAACAAGTTTTGAAATGGCAGAAACGTCGATCCCGAAATTAAAAACTGAGGAAAGCGGACCATTGTTAATTACGCATTGGGGACTTTCGGGACCTGCAATATTGAAAATTTCGGCTTGGGAAGCGATTAATCTGGCGAAAGTAAAATACAATTTTGAAGTTCAGGTTAATTTTATTTCAAAAGATATTAATGATGCAGAAGAATTATTTCAGAATTTTAAACAGTCAAATCCTAAGAAATTAATTGGATCATCGAAAATTTTTGAGGTGACGAATCGTTTTTGGCAAAGAATCTTGGAAGTTTCAAAAGTTGATTTAAATAAACAAATTGCCAACATTTCCGGAAAAGAAATACAGATGATTTTGGAAAATCTCTGCAAAAAGAAATTTCAGGTAACCGGAAAATCTACTTATAAAGATGAATTTGTGACTGCAGGTGGTGTAGATTTGAAGGAAATAAATTTTAAAAATATGTCTTCGAAATTGTTGACTAACTTTTATATTGCTGGAGAAGTTTTAAATATCGACGCAGTAACTGGTGGATTTAATTTTCAAGCTTGCTGGAGCGAGGCGTGGCTGATTGCACAGGATTTGAATAATTTAAACTAA